A window of the Agromyces mariniharenae genome harbors these coding sequences:
- the erpA gene encoding iron-sulfur cluster insertion protein ErpA, translating into MSDTITDTTHGVKLSDPAADKVRSLLEQEGRDDLRLRVAVQPGGCSGLIYQLYFDERLLDGDAVVDFSGVEVVVDKMSVPYLDGASIDFEDTIQKQGFTIDNPNAQGSCACGDSFH; encoded by the coding sequence ATGAGCGACACGATCACCGACACGACGCACGGCGTGAAGCTGAGCGACCCCGCCGCCGACAAGGTCCGCAGCCTCCTCGAACAGGAGGGTCGCGACGACCTGCGACTGCGCGTCGCGGTGCAGCCCGGCGGATGCTCCGGGCTCATCTACCAGCTGTACTTCGACGAGCGGCTGCTCGACGGCGACGCCGTCGTGGACTTCTCGGGCGTCGAGGTCGTGGTCGACAAGATGAGCGTGCCCTACCTCGACGGCGCCTCGATCGACTTCGAGGACACCATCCAGAAGCAGGGCTTCACCATCGACAACCCCAACGCGCAGGGCAGCTGCGCGTGCGGCGACTCCTTCCACTGA
- a CDS encoding DUF3043 domain-containing protein — MANNSTNTPAPEAGADNAASESTPKVGKGTPTPSRAAQEAARKRPLVPNDRKEAARQARAKQTEARERARVGMAMGEDKYLPARDRGPQKKFVRDYVDARFSIGEILIPVMFLVIVLTLIPSYEVQTIGIFALWGFFLVSVLDVIILGTILNRKLRAKFGENKVEKVRWYAAMRALQLRPLRLPKPQVKRGQYPS, encoded by the coding sequence GTGGCCAACAACTCCACCAACACCCCCGCGCCCGAAGCCGGCGCCGACAACGCGGCATCCGAGTCGACCCCCAAGGTCGGCAAGGGGACGCCCACTCCGAGCCGTGCCGCCCAGGAGGCCGCACGCAAGCGCCCGCTCGTGCCGAACGACCGCAAGGAAGCGGCGAGGCAGGCCCGCGCGAAGCAGACCGAGGCCCGTGAGCGGGCTCGCGTCGGCATGGCGATGGGCGAGGACAAGTACCTGCCCGCACGCGACCGCGGCCCGCAGAAGAAGTTCGTGCGCGACTACGTCGACGCGCGCTTCAGCATCGGCGAGATCCTGATCCCGGTGATGTTCCTCGTCATCGTGCTCACGCTGATCCCGAGCTACGAGGTGCAGACCATCGGCATCTTCGCGCTCTGGGGCTTCTTCCTCGTCTCCGTGCTCGACGTGATCATCCTGGGCACGATCCTGAACCGCAAGCTCAGGGCGAAGTTCGGCGAGAACAAGGTCGAGAAGGTCCGCTGGTACGCGGCCATGCGCGCGCTGCAGTTGCGTCCGCTGCGTCTGCCGAAGCCGCAGGTCAAGCGCGGCCAGTACCCGTCCTGA
- a CDS encoding dipeptidase yields the protein MTQPPPTGSTIAPTETAAAIRSAVDAGFPATVADLARLVRIPSVSWPAFDPAHVAESAEAVAELLRGTGVFELVEIRRAAVEDGSELGQPAVVASRPARNGRPTVLLYAHHDVQPPGKDDDWDTPPFEPTQRGDRLHGRGAADDKAGVMAHVGAIRAFAEAAGDFDLGIAVFIEGEEEWASRSFANFLRENRDLLAADAIIVADSGNWDLETPAITVALRGAVAFNLRIDTLAHASHSGMYGGAVPDAMLAGIRLLDTLWDADGSVAVEGLRDAGLETPAYDEAQLRAEAGLLDGVAPIGTGTILSRIWSQPAITITGIDAPDVANASNTLLPGIRVRVSARIAPGQDADEAFAAVRAHLEANAPFGAKLTFEDVDTGQPFLVDTSGWAVAETRAAMAEAWGREPVEIGVGGSIPFIAELVEEFPGAQILVTGVEDPESKAHSPNESLHLGVFKRALLGEALFLARLEARGDAP from the coding sequence ATGACCCAGCCCCCTCCCACCGGATCCACGATCGCGCCCACCGAGACCGCCGCGGCGATCCGCAGCGCCGTGGACGCCGGCTTCCCCGCGACCGTCGCCGACCTCGCCCGCCTCGTGCGGATCCCGTCCGTGTCGTGGCCCGCGTTCGACCCCGCCCACGTCGCCGAGAGCGCCGAGGCCGTCGCCGAGCTGCTCCGCGGAACCGGCGTGTTCGAGCTCGTCGAGATCCGCCGCGCCGCCGTCGAGGACGGATCGGAGCTCGGCCAGCCCGCCGTGGTGGCGAGCCGGCCCGCGCGCAACGGACGCCCGACGGTCCTCCTCTACGCGCACCACGACGTGCAGCCCCCCGGCAAGGACGACGACTGGGACACGCCGCCGTTCGAGCCCACGCAGCGCGGCGACCGGCTGCACGGCCGGGGCGCCGCCGACGACAAGGCGGGCGTCATGGCCCACGTCGGCGCCATCCGCGCGTTCGCCGAGGCGGCGGGCGACTTCGACCTCGGCATCGCGGTGTTCATCGAGGGGGAGGAGGAATGGGCGTCGCGCTCGTTCGCGAACTTCCTCCGCGAGAACCGCGACCTCCTCGCCGCCGACGCGATCATCGTCGCGGACTCCGGCAACTGGGACCTCGAGACTCCCGCGATCACCGTCGCGCTCCGCGGCGCGGTCGCGTTCAACCTCCGCATCGACACGCTCGCGCACGCCTCGCACTCGGGCATGTACGGCGGCGCCGTGCCCGACGCGATGCTCGCCGGCATCCGCCTGCTCGACACCCTGTGGGACGCGGACGGCTCGGTCGCCGTCGAGGGCCTGCGCGACGCGGGGCTCGAGACGCCGGCGTACGACGAGGCGCAGCTCCGCGCAGAGGCGGGCCTGCTCGACGGCGTCGCGCCGATCGGCACGGGCACCATCCTGTCGCGCATCTGGTCGCAGCCCGCGATCACGATCACGGGCATCGACGCGCCCGACGTGGCGAACGCGTCGAACACGCTCCTGCCCGGCATCCGGGTGCGCGTGAGCGCCCGCATCGCGCCGGGCCAGGACGCCGACGAGGCGTTCGCGGCGGTCCGCGCGCACCTCGAGGCGAACGCGCCGTTCGGCGCGAAGCTGACCTTCGAGGACGTGGACACCGGGCAGCCGTTCCTCGTGGACACGAGCGGCTGGGCGGTCGCCGAGACGCGCGCCGCCATGGCGGAGGCATGGGGGCGCGAGCCCGTCGAGATCGGCGTCGGCGGCTCGATCCCGTTCATCGCCGAGCTCGTCGAGGAGTTCCCCGGCGCGCAGATCCTCGTGACGGGCGTCGAGGACCCCGAGTCCAAGGCGCACAGCCCGAACGAGTCGCTGCACCTCGGCGTGTTCAAGCGCGCGCTGCTCGGGGAGGCCCTGTTCCTCGCCCGGCTCGAGGCGCGCGGCGACGCGCCCTGA